DNA sequence from the Macrobrachium nipponense isolate FS-2020 chromosome 26, ASM1510439v2, whole genome shotgun sequence genome:
NNNNNNNNNNNNNNNNNNNNNNNNNNNNNNNNNNNNNNNNNNNNNNNNNNNNNNNNNNNNNNNNNNNNNNNNNNNNNNNNNNNNNNNNNNNNNNNNNNNNNNNNNNNNNNNNNNNNNNNNNNNNNNNNNNNNNNNNNNNNNNNNNNNNNNNNNNNNNNNNNNNNNNNNNNNNNNNNNNNNNNNNNNNNNNNNNNNNNNNNNNNNNNNNNNNNNNNNNNNNNNNNNNNNNNNNNNNNNNNNNNNNNNNNNNNNNNNNNNNNNNNNNNNNNNNNNNNNNNNNNNNNNNNNNNNNNNNNNNNNNNNNNNNNNNNNNNNNNNNNNNNNNNNNNNNNNNNNNNNNNNNNNNNNNNNNNNNNNNNNNNNNNNNNNNNNNNNNNNNNNNNNNNNNNNNNNNNNNNNNNNNNNNNNNNNNNNNNNNNNNNNNNNNNNNNNNNNNNNNNNNNNNNNNNNNNNNNNNNNNNNNNNNNNNNNNNNNNNNNNNNNNNNNNTGATATCGGAAAACCAGGATTcatcataactttttaaaatcttattttttttttttttgtatcttcctTCAAAATGATCTTtgctaaagctaaaaaaaaaagaaaataaaaaaagaaaaaaaagtcaatttcaACATATACCTTAGCAGATTCActtcaaccgcgcatttgatgtccaggtcagtcccttacgatgctcctgattggctgttgatgagccaatcacacggctggaaactctcagtctctcgagagagttcacatgagtaggatctatgttccacctctcctgggggatacgtctttcaccagcattcctcaggagagatggaacatacatcctgcctatgtgaactctcgagagagagcctgagagtttccagtcctgtgattggcttatcaacagccaatcaggggcgtcgtaagggactggcctagacatcaaatgcacggttgatgtgaatctactatagtgtagtAGTTCTGACGAAGAACAGCTGCCATGTTCAAATAGGTCCCCTGTACTCGACAGGAGGTTCAAAATGGGTTGATAGTCCTACTTGAAAATTTGCTACTCAAAGCGTGTGAAAATTTACGattccatttttttcattcgttgtCCTTTTCCGTAAGTGAAGGAGGTACATGGTACTTAATATGCGAGGTTAGTTCAGTGTTCatgcctaaaaaaaatatatattgaagaaaaatacAGAGCTAAATAATAAGTTATGCGTATAACTGACAAAACTATAGAATTAACCaagatatctataaaaaaaaggtgTGAAGTTCCGGGGTTCTCTCGCTGCTGAATTCGCTATGTAGCTATAACGCCACGGAAGCCATGGCGATATTACTAGAGAAAATGTACATAGGCGCTTCGTGGGACGTTGGTTTATTTGGGTACAATGTATACAAAGTCAGTTAGCCTGAGGAGAAACTCTACGGGAACCGCACTACAATGTTCACATCTTGCTTTGGCGCCAGACTGATATTCTCTACAGAGTAAGAGCCCTTACACACGTTTTACCaaaccattgagctgattaacagctcccctatgactggcccgaaggattagatattttgacttggccaggaaccaattggttacttagcatcgggatctacagcttattgtgggatacgaaccacatcgagaaatgaatttctatcaccagaaattaatttctctgaaTCTCTGCTGCTTTGCAaattattacatatactatagtTCTTTGCTCGAATTGGCTAGAGTTGTAGGTGTTCTATTGAACTAATTTCAGTTTTATCACTGGTTATATCTGGAAAATACCAGTTATTAATTTGGTCTCTAAATTTTGTATCTTTGTCTAATGCTTCGTTAGGGGTTTCATTTTTCTAGTTCACGTCCGCCCGGGCCATATACGGGTATTGAGCTATCTGACAATGGTatttcgaattaaaaaaaaaaaaaaaaaaacttatgaggATTTTATCGACTTATACGCAATTtaagtaaaaattattataaccTGAATAATATGTCAAAATGTTCTGATACTCCTGAAAAAGAAGAATATCACCTAtcataaaaataatcgaaaacgaAAGTACGAATATGGTTTCATAATTGttagatttaaattttttaataatttgacttaaaaaccaagaaagaaaactattgtgccggctttgtctgtccgtctgccctcagatcttaaaaactgctgaggctagagggctgcacattgggatgttgatcatccacccctccTCCAGGTCATCAAACacacaaattgcagccctctagccacagaagtttttattttaggaaAGGTCACCACAAgcctgtggttaaagtttcatgggccgaggcttatacagcattatacagagactaccgaaagatagatctacttCGCAGCGCAGTTCTTTATTGTTTATGATATATGATGAAAACATTTCGTGAGTAGTCAAccaaatattttgtttgtttgtttgtatggtgtttttacgttgcatggaaccagcggttattcagcaacgggaccaacggctttacgtgacttccaaaccacgtcgagagtgaacttccatcaccagaaatacacatctctgacccctcgatggaatggtcgagaatcgaactcgcggccaccgaggtggcaggtaaagaccatacaaaccacgccactgaggctcagCCGAATTATCTAGTTCTAAGTCTAATACTAACCGCAATTTCGTGTGTGTTTTTAATGTTTCTCTAGGTAAAACAGATGCTTGTTAAACATTTATTTAACGcgctgaataataatgaaatgttgcATCACATAACCATCTGTCTTACTGTGCCGAATAGGGAACTATCAATAATAAACCAAAGTTTTATTACGACAATAAATTCGGTCTATCGGTCTATGTCCAAGAAAATGTCGATATTGACCTGGCCTTCTTACTTTCTATTCATAATATTCTaagaatagctctctctctctcactctctctctctctgacaaactcaataaataaaacatttaactGTCAAAGATTCTTGCCCTACTTTTTTTCTAGACGCGAAACAAGGCGTACCAATGGGACCCACTCAAAAGATAAGTATAGACGATTCATCTGAAActcaaaagaagcaaaaaaagaaagaaagaaaaaaaaaacgaaagattcGAGGCCTTTCGGGACTGCGACCCGCGAGCGAAGAGGTCACGTGACCTCCCTCCAGAGGTCAAGATGGAAAAGAGCGGATAAGTGCATATCTGAGTTGGCGAACGACAAAATTTTTAGGACGAACGAAAGGAGAAGGAAGGATGTCGGGTCGGTGGCGACTTGGGGGAagggggttgttgttgttgtgtctaCCTGTGAGGTTCCTGAAGAGGGGTGGGGGTTCTTGGACGAGGGGGGACAGGTTTCATTTGGTTAATGTGCTTGCGTGTTCTGTATATAAAGGGGCTTCTGGTGCTTGCAAGGTACGCCACTGTCCTGCAAGTGCTTCCACGTGCCACATCCACCGCCAACATGAAGCTGGTGAGTTTACCGGTTCCGTTCGCTGTAGAGAGAGTTCTTCAATTGCGCAGTTTAGTCTAAAAGTCTAGTCTAAGTCTAACGGCTCCCAGCagtgacagaaagaaaaaaacaactgtTTATCGCACACAAACAGTATTTATCCATAAATTTTCAGATATTCTTCTATAAttagaatttttctttataattgtaTAAAACGTACCTTTCCCGTGAAAGCATGACCATCTCTAATGGTTCTATTCTGACTTAGAGGctttttacaaactttttttttttaagatatgtcTTGAAATTTAAGCGAcaggtacaaaaattatgtttttttaaagctATGTCTTGAAATTTAAGTGATGGGTACGTAGCTTTTGCATGCAAATACACACAACACTCGCAAAGAGTACCTCGAGAGCATGAAGACTGATTTTGAAAATGTAAAGGTGTTCGCTGATGTTTACTTGTAAAAACGCTTCTGGGTGATTTTAATCAGGGATAACTCATCCTAgttttatataagatattatagttGTCTCTCTCTTCGATTCTTAACTATACATCTTGCCGATGATTATCAATTTTGGATTATGCAAGGAAGTGGACCTCTTGTCTTTACAAAGAAGTTGTTCTTGGAAGTAAGGTAGTACCTATATAAAATGCATTTCGAGATACTTCTCACTACCAGtggtttttaatattgtaaactCACCATAGCAATGAGATTAACATatttaacacacgcacacacacacacacacacacacacacacacacaagagggaACCAGACATGAAACCAATTTCGAAAAACAAGACAGAAAAACAGCTGTTTGCAAGTGGGGTAGACGCAAATAGTACTAGTTTGATCTGGCTGACTGCAGAAGAGAATTCCGAGGTTCGACATTTTACCAGACAACATTTGTAACTGCAGATCATCGTCGCCTGCCTGGTCGCCATGGCCTTGGCTGCTCCCAGACCCCAGGACGACGTCTCCATCTTGAGAGACGAACGCGTCGACCAGGGCGACGGAAACTTCAACTACAACTTCGAACTGAGCGACGGCACCGCCATAGGAGCTGAGGGAACCCCCAACGATGCGGGCTCCGTCAACATCGAAGGATCTTACAGGTATGTTTAAGGGCTCCCCAGGGGCTTCAACTCAGATTTGACGGCGTAAAGACAAGTCAGTTAATATGCACAGTTTTCAGATGATTCCACAAGATTCTCTAGGATATTGAAGACCTTGCCTAATGTATGTATTGATCtaattttcaagtttataaataatCAAATCAGCATCCATGTTTCAGTGTATGAATGAACTGAAAAGACAGCGGGCCGTTGCCAATGGTATTCTAAAACAGAAGGTAGTTTCTCTTCACGAAGCTGACATTTTTACGGAAAGTGGTTAGGAatgagtgcctctctctctctctctctctctctctctctctctctcctctctctctctctctcccctcctctctcctgAGGCCCTCAGAGCATATTCAACGCTGCCATCTCTATTCCTCTAAGAATCATCGCAGCAGCGATTATAGCCGTTTCTTAAATAGCAGATGATTGTTAATCATTTGCCAATATATCGAATATGTTTACTGTTACTCATTCTAGATGTATTGACCATTTAGACAATAATTTGAATGACTTTTTGTCTAATTAGTTAAACCATTTTCAATCCTATTTCTCGACAGATTCACTCTTCCTGACGGTGCAGTAGTCGAAATCACCTACGTGGCCGACGAAGCCGGTTTCAGGCCCGTAGGGGACGtcatccccaccccccacccactccCCGCCCACGCCATCGAGCAGATCAGATTCGCCGAGGAGCAGAGAGCGGCAGGAGTGACTTTCGAATAAAGGATTCGATCCTTCGTCGTCGGCGTCCTTCGGAAATTGGGATGAATGAAGAGTTATCTTCGCGATCCTGAAAGTCAATCTCGTTATAGGCCTAATCCGTTTCATTCCTTGGTCCCATCTTTATTTAGTCTCATTGAATCTGTTAAGTCCTTAGGACCCCTAAATCATTTCATTgggatagtatctctctctctctctctctctctccttacttgcCCATGAAGCCACATCGGCCTAGATCCATCAAGCATCCacaaaccatttctctctctctctctctctctctctctctctctctctctctctctctctctctctcctcattttcaCAGACAAACAGAAACCGACCGACCGAACCTTGTTCCTCTCGCCAATATTCTCCGGACAAACTCACTTTTCACCAACGATGaattcgacattttttttttatttgtgtgaatGTGTTGTACATTATTTTGTATACGAAGCTGTTCTgatgtttaaaaatgtaaaaaaaaaaaatccccaatgaTCAGTTCTGCAGATGAGAAGTAAAGGAATTATTTTGCATAAAGTTTTGTTTAAGTTTATCCTTTAGTGACGCCGCAAATAAGCATAAACCCTTTATGATCAAGGATCAAAACATTTATTAAGGGAAAATAGGAGTCATTCAATGATCAGTGTTGCCATATCGTGTTCCTTGCCCAGATTATTTGGCTGATGATCGAGAGAGAACATTGATGACCAAATCAAAAAGGCTTTATTGAAAAAGTCAAGTGTCATAACTTGATTTTTCTCTCCGTCACTATCTCTCTCCCcaaatattttcgcttactcagggagtaagcctgcaaattacttagttgctgttgttgttgatgttcttgttgggggttaggaaaggtctatggaggagcctaaaaaggtctgaaaaaagatgttttgcgttgagttaaagatacaggaattttaggagaggatattttttattcatttcttacaaGAAAACACTAAAAAATAAGTATTGTTCATGCTAAACATTAAAGaacaattattcttaataaaatatagctcatTCATTTCAAGTTTCGTTGGTGACACAACGCTCTATTTAACCATAGATATTTGCAAGCGCCCGAATAAGCGGGAGGTCGAACCACACCTTGCtgataaatatgaaaagacaGGTTCACTTTCCTtggaaaaggctcattaaaaaaaaacaacgaccCCAAAGGCTAGGGATATGCTGGGATGAAGAATTCAAAGTCAAAACTAGTGAAAACAAAGGAATATCATATAGTAAAGATTTCTTGCAGTTGCATTTTCTATAGCTCTTGAAGTCTGCAGTCCTagacttgattttatttttcatcaagtTTAGATGCAAGACGAAAGTGAAGTTTTCCTATAGAGAGAATAACAATTGACTCTCAATAATGGTTGCACACAATATGCTTAACCCTGATGAAATGTTAGGTGAATTATTTTacagttaaatatatcttacatAGATATATCCTTCCATATTACCTGGAAATTTGTACGTGAAAACTGGTAACAACTGAAAATGAATTATATCTACTAAGAGAAACCTCAAACTATTTACATGCTTTTATCCAAATTATCTTCCAAGAGAATCCTGGAAAGACGGGAATTACCTTCCTCATTTTAGTAAGGTACCAGCTTAGGTGTAAGTTGAAGTCTGTAAGACTATATTCATCTggtattttttataactttttttactaatttatttttacttacttatttgtATCACTTTactcatatactattatatatatatatatatatatatatatatatatatatatatatatatatatattatatatatataagtgaataccacgggaaaatgatagtcagaaatccaagcgctttcgtctccattcagacatcgtcaaggagctactaaaatacaattggagaggaaggcctcaggtacaaacaagatcaggaataccagatggttaattatcaaaagggtaaaaattaaaagggataatccaggattatcggatatcacacggtcacaaacttaaacagattctgaccctaaccgaaattacaaagtatcttcacagtccaaaacatgtaaaaactaaatatattaattttgttgcttatatttatctacaactttttgtaattatgaaagcatcaagtttaaataaaccaagacttaaatttagcagaacatttctattattgacttgataaaacaagattcaatgatattccttttaactgtgtcattacatgggactaaggctcttgcttgactccagttaataggatgtctaaatctctcatatgtacaaataatgcattcgatatttgcccagttctcacagaatattgatgtttgcttgagacgctgtgaaagagatttgcggtctgtccgtaatagactttatcacacttttttttttttttttttttttttttatcacactttttgcaaggaatttcatatatgcagcctggaagatctttaggagaatttttgattactaaactcttgacattaatattactgaaaacaacatttatgttaaaaagctttaaaattctaggaatatctaaaaacctttcatcataaggtaattttagaatgttatgcttactaaattcaagtttgtcattagttgaataaaatttttttctagctcttttccagccacatctacaaaatccttgggtatttaagtttcaatgcaatatcataaatagttttaatttcagcgtcaataaactgcgggctacagacacgtaaagcccttaggaacatcccagaaaaaacagagaatttaacattttgatggtgattggagtagtaatgaacaaaagaggcaatattagttgattttcgacagaccggcaaatctctttcacagcgtctcaagcaacatcaatattctgtgagaactgggcaaatatcgaatgcattatttgtacatatgagagatttagaccatcctattaactggagtcaagcaagagccttagtcccatgtaatgacacagttaaaaggaatatcattgaatcttgttttatcaagtcaaataatagaaatgttctaaatttaagtcttggtttatttaaacttgatgctttcataattaaaaaagttgtagataaatataagcaacaaaattaatatatttagtttttacatgttttggactgtgaagatactttgtaatttcggttagggtcagaatctgtttaagtttgtgaccgtgtgatatccgataatcctggattatcccttttaatttttacccttttgataattaaccatctggtattcctgatcttgtttgtacctgaggccttcctctccaattgtactttagtagctccttgacgatgtctgaataaagacgaaagcgcttggatttctgactatcattttcccgtggtattcgcttatttatgaagtcacgtgcatcttctgtgattttttaagcatttatatatatatatacgtatataaatatatatatatgacaagtaCCATATAGTAAGAGGAACCAAGCATTCATTGCAGAATGCCTGTGGTTGCCCAACTATTAACGCAGTGTCAACCATTGTTGTCATGTGTCTATGACCAATTCTGACTTGGTAATTATCAGGTTTCCATTTACTTGGTAAATTACCGTGCGCTCATGGAATACCTAATCTGGTTACTTTATTTCTACATAGACGTGTCTTGGCACCCTGCAAAAGTAGACTTTGCAACCATGACGATAAAAATACCCAGTTTAGGATCACCTTTCTTTCTGAGACGGGTTAAAGTTCGCTCAGCACTGGTCTGGGAGCATATTTCTCCAGTGAACTGTGAGGCGATGCTCTATAATGAGCTAAAGCTTCCAGCATAAGGGGAAAAGCTTCAGGAAATGCTTCATTCTACATTaaagccgataccgatacctgtttcctccatattactgttatttacgagaatatttatcattactaaaatcattcttgttctctggttatcgtatattaaaggttcaaagtTGAAAGATCATAGGGTTATATAAACTGCACGTGTCTATTTCCAAGCTGCAGCAGTAGCAGAAGAGTAACTCATTTCACAATCCACTTAAACCATACCTGTACTGCACATGTTGGAATAGTACCCAACTCCAACAGAATGGCAATGACTCATTGCTGATAGAGATAGACACAACCATAGTTAATTATaattagaattacaataataaattttcaaatacactgtacagtattaagataccatctgtttttaaaagataaacaatgaacctatatacgatatgtgtatatatagcttGTTGGGTGGGCTTTGTTAATATGTACAATTAGTCCCCGGTTTACGACgatttcagcttacgacgttccgaggttactacacttctcaattatattcgaCAGAAATTAATTCCAGGTTTACAACACACGTTCCAGGGTTATGCACCTTACGACGCCAATCCAGCAAAATAAATACGActtcaaaaaggcaaaataatcaatatttcaaagtttttttttatgaaaacacaataaaaatacagtttacatagtttgcaatacaaccaaagcattaaatgtaaggttttcttaggatttgaaCAATTTccatgatgttctggcttacgataCCTCTCAACAACTGAACCCCCATCATAAACCGCGGACTGCCTCTACATTTTAGGAAACCTAAAAGGGTTTcaaattcctatactaatgacaaaagtatcgccTGGcatcggccagaaattcaccgataccgataccgataccacaaaaCCTAGCAGataccaccgataccgatacttgggcacatcccaACTATAAACCCAATATGCTTGGgagtattctctttcttcccttgtAGCAGCGGGTATGGTGCTTTAATGTAGATCGAAGCTTTTACAGAAGCTTTTCCCCTTATGCTGGAAGTTGAAGCTCTTTATAAGACATAGCCTCAAACTCCACTGGAGAGATATGCTCCCAGACCAGTGCTGAACCAAGCTGTAACCCGTTTTAGCAGAAAGGGGCCTATAGTGTCTAGGAGATTCAATGCAAAGCATCTCGCGGTAATGGTAATCGTTGACTGGTTATATTTTAATCATCATGGTAGCAAAGACTATTTTTGCGGGGTGCCAAGACACGTCTATGTGGAAATAAAGTAATAACAAGTCAGAAttggtcatacacacacacgatgaCAACAATGGTTGAAACTGCGTTAATACCTGGGTAACTACAGCCACTCTGCAATGAATGCTGCAGTGGTTCCACTTATTGTATGGTACTTGGCaaataagtaagtatatcttagtttaaccagaccactgagctgattaacagctctcctagggctggcccgaaggattagatatttttacgtggctaagaaccaatcggtcacctatcaacgggacctacagcttattgtgggatccgaaccacactatatcgagaaatgaatttccatctccagaaatgaattcctctgattccgcccTGGCAGagtcgggaatcgaacttcggaccaacggattggcagccgagcgcgaaaacatGGTACttggcaaatatatatagataaaaatagatgAGTAAAGTGATATAAATG
Encoded proteins:
- the LOC135200009 gene encoding cuticle protein AM1199-like, whose amino-acid sequence is MKLIIVACLVAMALAAPRPQDDVSILRDERVDQGDGNFNYNFELSDGTAIGAEGTPNDAGSVNIEGSYRFTLPDGAVVEITYVADEAGFRPVGDVIPTPHPLPAHAIEQIRFAEEQRAAGVTFE